From Camelina sativa cultivar DH55 chromosome 20, Cs, whole genome shotgun sequence, the proteins below share one genomic window:
- the LOC109131372 gene encoding uncharacterized protein LOC109131372 — CIDYRGLNRVTVKNKYPLPRMYELLDQLWGATWFSKVDLASNYHQIPIDEVDVRKTAFRTRYGHYEFVVMPFGLTNAPASFMRFMNSVFQEFLDVSVIIFIDDILVFSKSPEEHVVHLSAVLEKLGEQKLFAKLSKCS; from the coding sequence tgtattgattaccggggtttgaaccgagtcactgtgaagaacaagtaccctcttcccaggatgtatgagttgttggatcagttgtggggtgctacttggttctccaaggtagatctggcctcaaattatcatcagataccgatagatgaggtagatgtgaggaagacggctttcaggacgaggtatgggcattatgagtttgtggtgatgcctttcgggttgactaacgcgccagcatcGTTTATGAGGTttatgaacagcgtgtttcaggagtttctggatgtgtctgtcatcatcttcatcgacgatatcctggtattttctaagagtcctgaagagcatgtaGTGCATTTGAGCGCAGTTCTAGAGAAGTTgggggagcagaagttgtttgctaagttgagcaagtgcagt
- the LOC104771663 gene encoding uncharacterized protein At4g15970-like, producing the protein MSSSSSSSSSSSSCSSSSRSKSMNSGYVIGQKEVTRILILFLGLTASCLVLYKAAYPLQRLDLHKFSLIASPSPPLPNLNASEISPETTKPKLSFREILENASTKNRTVIITTLNQAWAEPNSLFDLFLESFRIGQGTQQLLIHVVVVCLDPKAFQRCSELHTNCYHIETSETDFSSEKVYNTPDYLKMMWRRIELLTQVLEMGFNFIFTDADIMWLRDPFPRLYPNGDFQMACDRFFGDPFDSNNWVNGGFTYVRSNNRSIEFYKFWHKSRLDYPELHDQDVFNRIKHMPFVSEIGIQMRFFDTVYFGGFCQTSRDINLVCTMHANCCIGLEKKLHDLNLVLDDWRKYLSLSEPVQNTTWSVPMKCLED; encoded by the exons atgagttcttcatcttcatcttcatcttcctcctcctcttgttcttcttcttctcgcagTAAATCTATGAATTCAGGATATGTAATCGGACAAAAAGAAGTAACAAGAATCTTGATACTGTTTCTTGGTTTAACTGCTTCATGTCTGGTTTTATACAAAGCAGCTTATCCTCTGCAACGACTTGATCTTCACAAGTTCTCTCTTATCgcttctccatctccaccaTTACCAAATCTTAACGCATCAGAGATTTCTCCAGAAACA acAAAACCAAAGCTCAGTTTCAGGGAGATTTTGGAGAACGCGTCGACCAAGAACAGGACAGTGATTATAACCACACTGAACCAAGCTTGGGCAGAGCCAAACTCTTTGTTTGATCTTTTCTTAGAGAGTTTTCGTATCGGACAAGGAACACAACAACTGCTGATACATGTAGTAGTGGTTTGCTTGGATCCTAAGGCGTTTCAACGGTGCTCAGAACTTCATACTAATTGCTACCACATTGAAACCTCAGAAACTGATTTTTCCAGCGAGAAAGTTTACAACACTCCTGATTATCTCAAGATGATGTGGCGCAGAATCGAGCTACTTACTCAAGTTCTTGAGATGGGTTTTAACTTCATCTTCACG GACGCAGATATAATGTGGCTTAGAGATCCATTTCCTAGGCTGTATCCAAATGGAGATTTTCAAATGGCATGTGACAGATTTTTCGGAGATCCGTTCGATTCGAACAATTGGGTCAATGGTGGTTTCACATACGTGAGATCAAACAACCGAAGCATTGAGTTTTACAAATTCTGGCACAAGTCTCGTCTGGATTATCCAGAGTTACATGATCAAGATGTGTTCAACAGAATCAAGCATATGCCTTTTGTCTCTGAGATTGGAATCCAAATGAGATTCTTTGATACGGTTTACTTTGGTGGGTTTTGTCAAACGAGCAGAGACATAAACTTGGTTTGCACGATGCATGCTAATTGTTGTATTGGTTTGGAGAAGAAGCTTCATGATCTGAATCTTGTCCTTGATGATTGGAGAAAGTACCTGTCTTTGTCAGAACCAGTGCAGAACACGACGTGGAGTGTTCCTATGAAGTGTTTGGAGGATTga